The Psychrobacter sp. M13 genome segment TAGGCGCATTCTTAGTTTTATCTTTAAAATCAACTGCCATCCATAGCAGTACCCAAAAGCTAACGGCTAAAGTCACACCAATATTAAGCATAGACGATGGATTAACAAAGTAAGTAATAATGGCGGCTAATACTAAGCTACTAACGGCGATGACCATGCCTATACCCAGTAGTGGACGGGTGTCTTTTTTCCAGCGAATATTTGAGCCCATACCCATAGCTATTAATAACAGCCATGTTAAAGGTACAAATAGTGCATTAAAATAAGGAGGGCCAACGGACACTTGTCCTAAACCAAAGGCATCAGCGATAATAGGATAGAGGGTGCCGAGCAGCACCACTAAGGTTGCAATCAAAATGATAGCGTTGTTGATCACTAAAAAGGACTCACGTGAAATCAGCTGATATTGACTTTCAACGGTTAAATGCCAACCGCGAACGGCAAACATTAATAGACCACTACCGATGATAATGCCAAGAATAGCTAAGATGACCAAACCACGCGTCGGATCAGCGGCAAACGAATGCACTGAGGTGAGAACCCCAGAGCGCACGAGGAACGTGCCAAGCAAGCTTAAGGCAAAGGCGAAAATAGCCAGCATGATGGTCCATGCTTTAAACACCCCGCGCTTTTCGGTGACTGCTAATGAATGCAGCAATGCTAAGCCGACAAGCCAAGGCATAAACGAGGCGTTCTCTACAGGATCCCAAAACCACCAACCGCCCCAGCCAAGCTCGTAATAGGCCCACCACGACCCTAGTGCAATACCAATGGTCAAAAATCCCCAAGCCGCTAGCGCCCATGGACGTGACCAGCGTGTCCAAGCAGCATCTAAACGCCCTTCCCACAATGCCGCCATACAAAAAGCAAACGGCACGACCATACCCACATAGCCCATATATAACATGGGTGGATGAATAATCAGACCGAAATCTTGTAGGACAGGATTTAAATCAGCGCCATCGACCGCTAAATTGGGTAAAGTACGCTCGAACGGTGACGAGGTAAATATCAGCATCGTTAGCATCATTAACTGTACACCAGCCAAAATTACTAATACCCGCGCGCGCATTGACAGCGGCAGACCACGGCTAAAGTAAGATACTAGTGCACACCATGTCGCCATGATGGTCATCCATAGCAGCAAAGAGCCCTCGTGTCCGCCCCATGTCGCCGATAACTTATAGTACCAAGGCAACAGCGTATTGGAATGCTGCGCGACGTAACTGAGGC includes the following:
- a CDS encoding heme lyase CcmF/NrfE family subunit, giving the protein MLITELGYFALLTAFVLALLQVILPTIGVIRNQVAWQRLAPSLAWAQFAAMITSFGALIAGFYYNDFSLSYVAQHSNTLLPWYYKLSATWGGHEGSLLLWMTIMATWCALVSYFSRGLPLSMRARVLVILAGVQLMMLTMLIFTSSPFERTLPNLAVDGADLNPVLQDFGLIIHPPMLYMGYVGMVVPFAFCMAALWEGRLDAAWTRWSRPWALAAWGFLTIGIALGSWWAYYELGWGGWWFWDPVENASFMPWLVGLALLHSLAVTEKRGVFKAWTIMLAIFAFALSLLGTFLVRSGVLTSVHSFAADPTRGLVILAILGIIIGSGLLMFAVRGWHLTVESQYQLISRESFLVINNAIILIATLVVLLGTLYPIIADAFGLGQVSVGPPYFNALFVPLTWLLLIAMGMGSNIRWKKDTRPLLGIGMVIAVSSLVLAAIITYFVNPSSMLNIGVTLAVSFWVLLWMAVDFKDKTKNAPNLFNGLRQLRLSYWGQQTAHIGVLVAVIGIAFTSSLSIERDVAMGIGDTVNVQGYDFEVTEFFEIKGSNFDATQAQVVVSKNGREVAKLNPEKRTYIISTMPTTEAAIDASLMRDVYVALGEPIADGSNQWALRIYVKPLIRWIWLGAIIMALGGLISMLDKRYRIKKVKAPLLVTGDLATDGVNEVAIEQAISASTMSTLKEK